A region from the Candidatus Delongbacteria bacterium genome encodes:
- a CDS encoding MFS transporter codes for MDKKIINMERNVFFAGLTSFFTDTSTKMVYSVMPLFLLSIGASKTSISMIEGIAESTASLFKAFSGFWSDKIGKNKPFMIIGYGVTALITPLYFLVNLPIQVLFLRFFERIGKGLRAAPRDSLISGSVKGKESGKNFGFHKAMDNSGAIIGPLSAFVFLSYFRLDYSHIFLFATIPAVLGVLTIILFIKETKKCPSNSVAKFNFNKLPKKFYFFLTIIFVFTLGNSADALLLVKTTETGIDMVYIPFIYMLFNVISVIFAIPIGKISDKLGRKRLITLGFLIYSVVYFLFGRFNDIYIFIVLFIMYGFYSALTDGSQKALVSDIISKDLKGTGFGLYHSVLGMTLFPASLIAGLLYDNIGSDAPFYFGSIMSFTAALLMIIYSIVDRKNKNQNLPFLAKN; via the coding sequence ATGGATAAAAAAATTATAAATATGGAAAGAAATGTATTCTTTGCTGGACTAACAAGTTTCTTCACCGATACATCCACTAAAATGGTCTATAGTGTGATGCCTCTTTTTCTGCTATCCATTGGTGCATCAAAAACATCAATATCTATGATTGAAGGAATAGCTGAAAGTACAGCCTCGTTATTTAAAGCTTTTTCAGGATTTTGGAGTGATAAAATTGGTAAAAATAAACCTTTTATGATTATTGGTTATGGAGTAACAGCTTTAATCACGCCTTTGTATTTTTTAGTAAATCTTCCAATTCAGGTTCTATTTTTAAGATTTTTTGAAAGGATAGGAAAGGGATTGAGAGCTGCACCGAGAGATAGCCTTATTAGTGGATCTGTTAAAGGAAAAGAATCTGGTAAAAATTTTGGTTTTCATAAAGCTATGGACAATAGTGGTGCTATTATTGGTCCATTGTCTGCATTTGTATTTCTTTCCTATTTCCGGTTAGATTATTCACATATTTTTCTTTTTGCAACAATACCAGCAGTTCTTGGAGTCCTGACAATTATATTATTTATTAAAGAAACCAAAAAATGTCCTAGTAATTCGGTTGCTAAATTTAACTTCAACAAATTACCAAAAAAATTCTACTTCTTTTTAACAATAATTTTCGTTTTTACTTTAGGTAATTCAGCAGATGCTCTTTTACTGGTTAAAACTACAGAAACAGGAATAGACATGGTTTACATTCCTTTCATCTACATGCTTTTCAATGTAATATCTGTAATTTTTGCAATACCGATCGGTAAAATTTCGGATAAGCTTGGGCGGAAAAGATTGATTACTCTTGGGTTTTTAATCTATTCTGTAGTTTATTTTCTTTTTGGTAGGTTTAATGATATCTATATTTTCATAGTTTTATTCATAATGTATGGATTTTACAGTGCTCTTACTGATGGAAGTCAAAAAGCCTTAGTATCAGATATCATAAGTAAAGACCTAAAAGGAACTGGATTTGGTCTTTATCATTCAGTTCTGGGAATGACTTTATTCCCAGCAAGTTTAATTGCGGGTCTTTTATATGACAATATTGGTTCAGATGCACCATTTTACTTTGGCTCAATAATGTCTTTTACTGCAGCTTTATTAATGATAATTTATTCTATAGTTGACAGAAAAAATAAAAATCAGAATTTACCTTTTTTAGCGAAGAATTAG